Proteins encoded within one genomic window of Laspinema palackyanum D2c:
- a CDS encoding LemA family protein gives MKDSNFQIPEDMAQEVLELASRYYSGSQNSYSLEQLQQAGSDVQIPPELINKAIQEVREKRRIEAQAQQGAQERQKTIKKVAAGVAVAIALWGIFTYNSLSSSASDVEASWAQVENQLQRRADLIPNLISVAKAQTAAEQETIALLMRSRESYLQAQNLPEKQAAIAEINVAINQFNQSLGMNPQLQSSQAFQNLSYELAGTENRIAVERMRYNQAVQVYNQKVRAFPNSLIAGLTGFDQKPFFAAESRDVPRIE, from the coding sequence ATGAAGGATTCTAATTTTCAAATTCCTGAAGATATGGCCCAGGAAGTGCTAGAACTGGCTTCCCGCTACTATTCTGGGTCCCAAAATAGTTATTCTTTGGAGCAGTTGCAACAGGCGGGTTCCGATGTCCAGATTCCACCAGAGTTGATAAATAAAGCGATTCAAGAGGTACGGGAAAAACGCCGGATTGAGGCGCAGGCGCAACAAGGGGCACAGGAAAGGCAAAAAACGATAAAAAAGGTGGCAGCAGGGGTGGCAGTCGCGATCGCCCTCTGGGGAATTTTTACCTATAATTCTCTGTCAAGCAGCGCCTCTGATGTGGAGGCAAGTTGGGCACAAGTCGAAAATCAACTCCAACGGCGGGCGGATTTAATTCCGAATCTGATTAGTGTGGCGAAGGCACAAACTGCTGCTGAACAAGAAACGATCGCCTTGTTGATGCGATCGCGAGAAAGTTATCTCCAAGCCCAAAATTTACCAGAAAAACAGGCGGCGATCGCAGAAATCAATGTAGCGATTAATCAATTTAATCAATCTCTCGGGATGAACCCTCAATTACAATCCTCTCAGGCATTCCAAAATCTCAGTTATGAACTCGCTGGCACAGAAAATCGGATTGCTGTGGAACGAATGCGTTACAATCAAGCAGTGCAAGTCTACAATCAAAAGGTGCGGGCTTTCCCCAATTCTTTGATTGCGGGCTTGACAGGGTTTGACCAAAAACCCTTTTTTGCAGCAGAAAGTCGCGATGTTCCTAGAATTGAGTAA
- a CDS encoding ChaN family lipoprotein — protein sequence MKKSDLIKLGTCSLGIILACTLSVQGVEITPRIPELNSLFSRLLPQEQVLPELGKAHVVYLGETHDSEADHQAQLEIIRALHQQNPNMAIAMEMFQRPYQGALDRYLRGEITETELIAETEYEKRWGFPWEYYAEIVRFAKEHQLPILALNAPMEVTRTVARDGLEGLSIPDREYIPHSAG from the coding sequence ATGAAAAAATCTGACCTGATTAAACTCGGTACTTGCTCGTTGGGGATTATTTTAGCTTGTACTTTATCAGTCCAAGGGGTGGAAATCACCCCTCGAATCCCTGAACTTAATAGTCTGTTTTCTCGACTATTACCCCAAGAACAGGTGCTGCCCGAATTAGGTAAAGCCCATGTGGTTTATTTAGGGGAAACTCACGATAGTGAAGCGGATCATCAAGCGCAGTTGGAGATTATCCGCGCCTTGCATCAGCAGAATCCCAATATGGCGATCGCGATGGAAATGTTCCAGCGTCCCTATCAAGGGGCTCTCGACCGTTATTTACGGGGAGAAATCACAGAAACTGAACTGATTGCAGAAACGGAATACGAGAAACGCTGGGGATTTCCTTGGGAGTATTATGCAGAGATTGTGCGATTTGCTAAAGAACATCAGTTGCCAATTTTAGCGTTAAATGCACCGATGGAAGTTACCCGAACAGTAGCGCGGGATGGGTTAGAAGGGTTAAGCATACCGGACCGAGAATATATCCCACATTCCGCAGGTTGA